A single genomic interval of Zobellia nedashkovskayae harbors:
- the rpe gene encoding ribulose-phosphate 3-epimerase: MSKTKIAPSLLAADFGNLQRDIEMVNNSDADWHHIDIMDGVFVPNISYGMPVVKTIAQHATKPLDVHLMIVDPDRYIKTFAELGATYLTVHYETCPHLHRTIQAIKAEGMKAGVALNPHTNVNLLKNVIKDLDLVLIMSVNPGFGGQSFIENTYEKVHNIKELIKESDSSALIEVDGGVNSKNAKALIKAGADVLVAGSFIFKTDDPTKTIQELKKSTDRWSIFEL; encoded by the coding sequence ATGAGCAAAACAAAAATTGCACCTTCTCTTCTGGCAGCCGACTTTGGCAACTTGCAGCGTGATATAGAAATGGTAAATAATAGTGATGCAGATTGGCACCATATTGATATAATGGACGGTGTTTTTGTTCCAAACATATCCTATGGAATGCCTGTGGTTAAGACTATTGCCCAGCATGCAACAAAGCCTTTAGATGTGCATTTGATGATTGTTGACCCTGACCGCTATATTAAAACTTTTGCGGAGTTAGGCGCAACATACCTTACGGTTCATTACGAAACCTGCCCTCATTTGCACAGAACCATTCAGGCCATAAAGGCAGAAGGCATGAAAGCTGGTGTGGCTTTGAATCCTCATACTAATGTGAACTTGCTTAAAAATGTCATCAAAGATTTGGACCTTGTACTTATTATGAGTGTCAATCCTGGATTTGGAGGGCAAAGTTTTATAGAAAATACGTATGAAAAGGTTCACAACATTAAAGAACTTATTAAAGAGTCTGACTCTTCTGCTTTAATAGAGGTTGATGGTGGTGTAAATTCTAAAAATGCCAAAGCACTTATAAAAGCAGGCGCAGATGTTCTTGTGGCCGGCAGCTTTATTTTTAAGACCGACGATCCAACAAAAACAATTCAGGAACTTAAAAAATCTACAGATAGATGGAGCATTTTCGAATTGTAA